The Brevinematia bacterium genomic sequence GCTCTTTCTGTTAAGGAGTATCTGAACATCTTTTTCCTTAAGATTTAAAGCTTTTGCTATAGTTTCAATTGACGGGGTTGCACCATTCTCAACCTCATACTCTCTTATGAACTTTTCTATTTTCAAAAGTTCGTTTGTCCTATTCATAGGAAACCTGACAAGTCTTGACCTTTCAGAAATATATTTCAGAATTGATTGCCTTATCCACCAAACAGCATAAGAAATAAAGTGCAATCCTCTTTTGTAGTCAAATTTATCTACCGCTATCATCAGACCGACATTACCTTCACTTATTAAATCAGCAATTGGTATTCCAGTTCCTATGTAACTTTTCGCTACACTTACCACAAACCTTAAATTAGAAAGAATCAATTTTGCCCTTGCTTCCTTATCTCCCTCGGCTGCTCTTTTAGCTAAACTCACTTCTTCCTCTCTGGTCAGAAGTGGAAACTTTTCTACAGTCTTAAAATACTTTAACACTACATTCTCACTGTCAGAAAAATTGTTTCTAGCTTCATCCAATATCTTGTTTAACTCTTCTTGCACTTTTGTGGGATTTTGATTAATAAGGTCATTGGTATTTATATCCTCTTTTCGTTTTTTCATGTTTTGCCCTCCTTCTTTTTTTATCATGCAAATATCGTGCCAAAATTTCACTTGCCAAATCCTAAAGTTTTTGCTAAATTTTCAATTTCTGATTAAGAGTTGCTCTTAATGGTTGCGAGTTTTCAGATCTTTTGGGATTTTCTGTGTAAAAACTATACACTAGTGTATATATAAAAAATACTCATTATAGAAAATATCCAATGTTAGATTTTTTTGAACTGGTTAGTGATAGGGTATCTTCTGTCTTTTCCGAAGGATCTGAAAGTTACTTTGGTGCCTATTGGGGCTTGCCTTCGTTTGTATTCGTTCTGGTTTACTGTTTTGATCACATTCTCTACCAGTTGTAGGTCTATGTTTGTTTCTTCTGATATTTCCCTAGAGGATTTTTCCTCTTCTAGGTATTTTTTTAGGATTTTGTCTAGGATTGGGTAAGGTGGTAGTGTGTCTTCGTCCTTTTGATTGTCTCTAAGTTCTGCAGATGGGGGGCGTTCTATTACGCTTTTTGGTATAACTTCAGTTCTTTCTCTTTGATTTATGTAGTTGGCTAGCTTATAGACAGTGGTTTTGTATAGATCCTTTATCAGTGCAAATCCTCCGACCATATCACCGTAGAGAGTGGCATAGCCCATGCTTAGTTCGCTTTTGTTACCTGTTGCTACTACTATCCAACCAAACTTATTTGATAAAGCCATTAGGATATTTCCTCTTATTCTTGCTTGAATATTTTCCTCAGTTACATCCCATCCTTTGTTCTCAAGAAATGGTTCTAGTTCCGAAAGGTATGTTTTGAATATATTCTCAATGGAAATTTCTAGAAACTTTATTCCTAGGTTTTGACAGATTCTTTTAGCATCTCTGCGAGTGTCTTCAGATGAAAACCTTGATGGCATACTCACACCAACTACATTTTCCTTCCCTAGAGCTTTAGTGCATATATATGCTACTACTGCTGAATCTATTCCTCCACTTATTCCTATAACCACCTTAGAGAACTTGTTTTTGGTTATGTAGTCCCTTATGCTAGTTTCAAGGGCTTTCAAAATCTCCTCTTCTTCTGTAAGCAATGGCTCAACATTACTTGGAATTTTATCCTTTTGCTCTTTGATAGTATAATCTAGGCTTACTTTTTCAACTTCGTAATCAGGAGTATACCTCTCTAGTAGGAAAACATATCTTGGGTCCAAGAGTCTTTTGGACATAGTTTCTTCTGTGAAGATGTCCACTACTAATATTTCCTCTTCAAATGCTTTTGCTTTTGCAAGAACTTTGCCCTCAGGTGAGACTACTAGGCTGTTTCCATCAAATACTAATTCGTCCTGTCCGCCCACAAGGTTAGCGTAGATGATGAATGTTCTGAAATCTCTTGCTCTGGTCTTAAGCATTTCAATTCTCTCTTCTACTTTACCAATCTGATAGGGTGATGCTGAAATATTTACTATTATATTTGCGTGCCCTTTTACTATTTCATCGCTTATTACACCTTCCGGATACCAGATATCCTCGCATATTGTTATACCTATTTTTGATTCGGAATTACCTATGTTCAGGACTAATCCTTTGTTTCCTTCGGCAAAGTATCTTTTCTCGTCAAACACTCCATAGTTTGGAAGTTTTGTCTTGTTGTATATATACATCTGGTTATTAAAGAATATTCCTGAAGAGTTATACAGGACATCGTTTTCTAGGTTTGCAAAACCTACTATTCCGATTATTCCTGAGAATTTTGACTTGAGTTTGTCAAGAAAGATTTGCTGATGCTTTATAAAGGCCTTATTTTTGAGCAAATCTTCTGGTGGATATCCTGTCAGTGAAAGTTCGGGGAATACTACAATATCACAGTTTTTTTCTAAGGCTAGATCAGTAAATTCTGCAATCTTTAGAAAGTTTGCTTCTATATCTCCAACGGTTGGATTTATTTGTCCTATTCCAATACGCATACTCTTACCTTTCCTCTTTTACTATTCTAAACGTCATTAAATCTCAGTTTCTATATGGAAAGATTGATGGTCAGTAAATTCCAATTAGCAATTAGGTGAAGCTTTTCTTTTACTCTTCATGCAGTTCTTATTCTGGTAAATATTCTTCTTAAATAAGCCCTAA encodes the following:
- a CDS encoding sigma-70 family RNA polymerase sigma factor, which produces MKKRKEDINTNDLINQNPTKVQEELNKILDEARNNFSDSENVVLKYFKTVEKFPLLTREEEVSLAKRAAEGDKEARAKLILSNLRFVVSVAKSYIGTGIPIADLISEGNVGLMIAVDKFDYKRGLHFISYAVWWIRQSILKYISERSRLVRFPMNRTNELLKIEKFIREYEVENGATPSIETIAKALNLKEKDVQILLNRKS
- a CDS encoding NAD+ synthase, with translation MRIGIGQINPTVGDIEANFLKIAEFTDLALEKNCDIVVFPELSLTGYPPEDLLKNKAFIKHQQIFLDKLKSKFSGIIGIVGFANLENDVLYNSSGIFFNNQMYIYNKTKLPNYGVFDEKRYFAEGNKGLVLNIGNSESKIGITICEDIWYPEGVISDEIVKGHANIIVNISASPYQIGKVEERIEMLKTRARDFRTFIIYANLVGGQDELVFDGNSLVVSPEGKVLAKAKAFEEEILVVDIFTEETMSKRLLDPRYVFLLERYTPDYEVEKVSLDYTIKEQKDKIPSNVEPLLTEEEEILKALETSIRDYITKNKFSKVVIGISGGIDSAVVAYICTKALGKENVVGVSMPSRFSSEDTRRDAKRICQNLGIKFLEISIENIFKTYLSELEPFLENKGWDVTEENIQARIRGNILMALSNKFGWIVVATGNKSELSMGYATLYGDMVGGFALIKDLYKTTVYKLANYINQRERTEVIPKSVIERPPSAELRDNQKDEDTLPPYPILDKILKKYLEEEKSSREISEETNIDLQLVENVIKTVNQNEYKRRQAPIGTKVTFRSFGKDRRYPITNQFKKI